Proteins encoded together in one Formosa sp. Hel3_A1_48 window:
- a CDS encoding sigma-54-dependent transcriptional regulator produces the protein MSKILIIEDEEAIRRVLVKILTEESKDYQVFEAEDGLAGTEAIKKSDFDLILCDIKMPKMDGVEVLEAAKKIKPEIPIVMISGHGDLDTAVNTMRLGAYDYISKPPDLNRLLNTIRNALDRKELVVENKRLKRKISQNYEMVGDSVAISKIKSIIEKVAPTEARVLITGPNGTGKELVAHWLHQKSERSNGPMVEVNCAAIPSELIESELFGHIKGAFTGAQKDRAGKFEAANKGTLFLDEIGDMSLSAQAKVLRALQENKIQRVGNDKDINVNVRVVAATNKDLKKEISEGRFREDLYHRLAVILINVPSLNDRRDDIPLLVDFFSAKIASEQGTIKKHFSVAALKLLKGYNWTGNIRELRNVVERLIILGSNEISENDVRTFASKL, from the coding sequence ATGTCTAAAATATTAATCATTGAGGATGAAGAAGCGATCCGCCGTGTACTCGTCAAAATTTTGACAGAGGAAAGTAAAGACTACCAAGTATTTGAGGCTGAGGATGGACTCGCGGGAACTGAGGCTATAAAAAAATCAGACTTTGATTTAATTTTATGTGATATCAAAATGCCAAAAATGGATGGTGTTGAGGTACTCGAAGCGGCAAAGAAAATCAAACCTGAAATACCTATCGTTATGATATCTGGTCACGGTGATTTAGACACTGCTGTAAATACGATGCGCTTGGGCGCATATGATTACATTTCTAAACCCCCCGATTTAAATCGGCTTTTAAACACGATAAGAAATGCTCTCGACCGTAAAGAATTGGTTGTAGAGAATAAGCGTTTGAAGCGAAAAATAAGTCAGAACTATGAAATGGTTGGAGATAGTGTTGCCATTAGTAAGATAAAATCTATAATTGAAAAGGTAGCCCCTACAGAAGCGCGTGTCCTCATTACTGGCCCAAATGGGACTGGTAAAGAACTTGTGGCTCATTGGCTACACCAAAAGAGTGAACGTTCTAACGGGCCTATGGTAGAAGTCAATTGTGCTGCTATTCCAAGCGAACTTATTGAAAGTGAGCTTTTTGGTCATATCAAAGGCGCTTTTACGGGCGCCCAAAAGGACAGAGCTGGGAAATTTGAAGCGGCAAATAAAGGCACTTTATTTTTGGATGAAATAGGTGACATGAGTTTGTCTGCTCAAGCTAAAGTTTTACGCGCACTTCAAGAAAACAAAATACAGCGTGTTGGAAATGATAAAGATATCAATGTCAATGTTCGTGTTGTTGCTGCAACCAACAAAGACCTAAAAAAAGAAATCTCAGAAGGGCGTTTCAGGGAAGATTTGTACCACCGTCTAGCAGTAATTCTAATCAATGTACCATCTCTTAACGATAGGCGTGATGATATTCCCCTTTTGGTAGATTTTTTTAGTGCAAAGATTGCTTCTGAACAAGGCACCATAAAAAAACATTTTTCTGTTGCTGCACTAAAACTTTTGAAAGGGTACAATTGGACTGGAAATATTCGAGAGTTACGCAATGTAGTTGAACGTCTTATCATTCTGGGATCAAATGAAATATCAGAGAATGATGTTCGTACTTTTGCAAGCAAACTTTAA
- a CDS encoding ABC transporter permease, whose translation MNHLPLIIKREYLAKVKNKSFILMTFLSPLFIVALLSLIAYLTSVNNEKVRTISVLDESGILSETLISSDQILYESLNGMDLEDAKTTSNSNKAYGLLHVPDLALEDVSEKIKFYSKESPSLSLISSLESKIEKRIGELKLKKMGVDLSKISASKTYVNINQEDFEGVKTSKAGSFLKLIFGAAAGYLLFMFIIIYGNLIMRSVIEEKSSRIIEVIISSVKPIQLMLGKIFGTSLAGITQFAIWVILIAILSFAASNFFGIDLSANPQQEMMTAAVSDVNANSELQALIAELHSLPLINLIVAFVLFFVGGYLLYSSLYAAIGAAVDNETDTQQFLMPVVILLVVGFYVGFFTALEDPHGTISVVFSYIPFTSPIVMLIRIPFGVPIWEQILSLSVLIFSFLVTVWIAAKIYRVGILMHGKKPSYKDLIKWLKY comes from the coding sequence ATGAACCACTTACCTTTAATTATCAAGCGAGAATATTTGGCTAAAGTGAAGAACAAGTCGTTCATTCTCATGACGTTTTTAAGTCCTTTATTCATCGTAGCGCTTCTTTCTTTAATTGCTTACCTTACAAGTGTAAATAACGAAAAAGTTCGTACAATTTCTGTATTGGATGAATCGGGTATCTTGAGCGAAACACTTATTTCGAGTGATCAAATTTTATACGAATCGCTCAACGGTATGGATTTGGAAGATGCAAAAACTACGTCCAATAGTAATAAGGCTTATGGCCTTTTACACGTTCCAGATTTAGCTTTAGAGGATGTTTCTGAAAAAATTAAATTTTATTCGAAAGAATCACCTTCTTTATCATTAATCTCAAGCTTAGAATCTAAAATTGAAAAACGAATTGGTGAACTCAAATTAAAGAAAATGGGAGTTGATTTGAGTAAAATCTCCGCCTCCAAGACTTATGTCAATATTAATCAAGAAGATTTTGAAGGTGTTAAGACATCGAAGGCTGGTAGTTTTTTAAAGTTAATATTTGGAGCTGCTGCTGGTTATTTGCTTTTTATGTTTATCATAATTTACGGAAATTTAATAATGCGCAGTGTTATTGAAGAGAAGTCAAGCCGCATTATAGAGGTTATAATTTCCTCCGTTAAACCCATACAGTTGATGCTGGGTAAGATTTTTGGAACTTCATTGGCTGGTATTACTCAATTTGCTATTTGGGTCATTTTGATCGCTATTTTATCTTTCGCTGCTTCTAATTTTTTTGGTATTGATTTATCTGCAAATCCCCAACAAGAAATGATGACTGCTGCAGTTTCCGATGTTAATGCAAACTCTGAGCTTCAAGCTCTAATCGCAGAACTTCATTCTTTACCCTTGATTAATTTGATTGTTGCATTTGTATTATTTTTTGTTGGAGGCTATTTGCTGTACAGTTCCCTATATGCAGCAATTGGCGCAGCAGTAGACAATGAAACAGATACACAGCAGTTTTTAATGCCGGTTGTGATTCTTTTGGTTGTTGGTTTTTATGTTGGCTTTTTCACGGCCCTAGAAGACCCGCACGGTACTATTTCGGTTGTTTTTTCATATATCCCATTTACATCTCCAATTGTGATGCTTATCCGAATTCCTTTTGGTGTTCCAATTTGGGAGCAAATTTTGTCCTTATCCGTTCTTATTTTTTCATTTTTAGTAACTGTATGGATTGCTGCGAAGATTTATCGTGTTGGTATTTTGATGCATGGAAAAAAACCCAGTTATAAAGATCTCATTAAATGGTTAAAATATTAA